The Aeromicrobium yanjiei genome includes a region encoding these proteins:
- the treS gene encoding maltose alpha-D-glucosyltransferase, translating into MEDDVKTTPAPDAALSGLEDTPHTGEDVAEDGTLVEPQAADFEHAEQATSDPDWFKRAVFYEVLVRAFADSNGDGTGDLRGLAGKLDYLQWLGVDCLWLPPFYASPLRDGGYDISDFRAVLPEFGTVDDFVYLLEEAHKRDIRVITDLVLNHTSDAHPWFQQSRNDPEGPYGDFYVWSDDDSQYPDARVIFVDTESSNWTYDPVRGQFYWHRFFSHQPDLNFENEAVQEAMLDVLRFWLDLGIDGFRLDAVPYLFEEEGTNCENLPRTHEYLRRTRETIDREYPGRILLAEANQWPADVVEYFGNPEVGGDECHMAFHFPLMPRIFMAVRRESRFPISEILAQTPEIPTGTQWGIFLRNHDELTLEMVTDEERDYMYSEYATDPRMKANIGIRRRLAPLLDNDRNQLELFTAMLLSLPGSPVLYYGDEIGMGDNIWLGDRDAVRTPMQWSPDRNAGFSRSDPGRIYLPPIMDPTYGYEAINVEAQQTNAASLLNWTRRMIAVRKQHRAFGEGEFVDLGGSNPSVLAYKRVWTRPDGEQDVVLCVNNLSRFPQPVELELGDHEGAIPVELTGSVRFPRIGELPYLLTLPGHGFYWFQLSELGDEGERRSMT; encoded by the coding sequence GTGGAAGACGACGTCAAGACGACCCCCGCCCCCGATGCCGCCCTGAGCGGCCTCGAGGACACCCCTCACACCGGTGAGGACGTCGCCGAGGACGGCACTCTCGTCGAGCCGCAGGCGGCCGACTTCGAGCACGCCGAGCAGGCGACGAGCGACCCCGACTGGTTCAAGCGCGCCGTGTTCTACGAGGTCCTGGTGCGCGCGTTCGCCGACTCCAACGGCGACGGCACCGGCGATCTGCGCGGCCTCGCGGGCAAGCTCGACTACCTGCAGTGGCTCGGCGTGGACTGCCTGTGGCTCCCGCCGTTCTACGCCTCGCCCCTGCGCGACGGCGGCTACGACATCAGCGACTTCCGGGCGGTGCTGCCCGAGTTCGGCACGGTCGACGACTTCGTGTACCTCCTGGAGGAGGCTCACAAGCGCGACATCCGCGTCATCACCGACCTGGTGCTCAACCACACCTCGGACGCCCACCCGTGGTTCCAGCAGTCGCGCAACGACCCCGAGGGGCCCTACGGCGACTTCTACGTCTGGAGCGACGACGACTCGCAGTATCCCGACGCCCGGGTCATCTTCGTCGACACCGAGTCGTCCAACTGGACGTACGACCCCGTGCGCGGGCAGTTCTACTGGCACCGTTTCTTCAGCCACCAGCCCGACCTCAACTTCGAGAACGAGGCCGTCCAGGAGGCGATGCTGGACGTCCTGCGGTTCTGGCTCGACCTCGGCATCGACGGCTTCCGGCTCGACGCCGTGCCCTACCTGTTCGAGGAGGAGGGCACCAACTGCGAGAACCTCCCGCGGACCCACGAGTACCTGCGCCGCACCCGCGAGACGATCGACCGGGAGTACCCCGGCCGCATCCTGCTGGCCGAGGCCAACCAGTGGCCGGCCGACGTCGTGGAGTACTTCGGCAACCCCGAGGTCGGCGGCGACGAGTGCCACATGGCGTTCCACTTCCCGCTCATGCCGCGCATCTTCATGGCTGTGCGCCGGGAGTCTCGCTTCCCGATCTCGGAGATCTTGGCGCAGACGCCGGAGATCCCGACCGGCACGCAGTGGGGCATCTTCCTGCGCAACCACGACGAGCTGACGCTCGAGATGGTGACGGACGAGGAGCGCGACTACATGTACTCCGAGTACGCGACCGATCCGCGGATGAAGGCCAACATCGGCATCCGCCGGCGGCTGGCGCCGTTGCTCGACAACGACCGCAACCAGCTCGAGCTGTTCACCGCGATGCTGCTGAGCCTGCCCGGCTCGCCGGTGCTCTACTACGGCGACGAGATCGGGATGGGCGACAACATCTGGCTCGGCGACCGCGACGCCGTGCGGACCCCGATGCAGTGGTCGCCTGACCGCAACGCGGGCTTCTCGCGCTCGGACCCGGGCCGGATCTACCTGCCGCCGATCATGGACCCCACGTACGGCTACGAGGCCATCAACGTCGAGGCCCAGCAGACCAACGCCGCATCGCTGCTGAACTGGACGCGCCGCATGATCGCGGTCCGCAAGCAGCACCGGGCGTTCGGCGAGGGGGAGTTCGTCGACCTCGGCGGCTCCAACCCGAGCGTGCTGGCCTACAAGCGGGTGTGGACCCGGCCGGACGGCGAGCAGGACGTCGTCCTGTGCGTCAACAACCTCTCGCGCTTCCCGCAGCCGGTCGAGCTCGAGCTCGGCGACCACGAGGGCGCGATCCCGGTCGAGCTGACCGGCAGCGTGCGGTTCCCGCGCATCGGTGAGCTGCCGTACCTGCTCACCCTGCCGGGGCACGGCTTCTACTGGTTCCAGCTGTCCGAGCTGGGCGACGAGGGCGAACGAAGGAGCATGACATGA
- a CDS encoding alpha-1,4-glucan--maltose-1-phosphate maltosyltransferase, with translation MTGRLGIDDVQPIVGDGKDPAKAVVGEHVPVTATVWREGHDAVAATVVWTGPDGTERTTRMVEVGTGLDHFAATIVPDAVGTWTFRVDAWGDPWATWTHAASVKVEAGQSADELANDLEIGARLLDQQAGAVRGSTLLKDAAAALRSTRLDVADRVALALGDDVQRAMHDNPVRELVTQGDTHTIWVDRVRAAFGSWYELFPRSTGGVDKAGRPRHGTLRTTAKALDRVARMGFDVVYFPPIHPIGRVNRKGKDNTLTPTPDDVGSPWAIGAAEGGHDAIHPELGSFKDFDALMKRASALGLEVALDLALQAAPDHPWAAQHPEFFTVLPDGTIAFAENPPKKYQDIYPLNFDNDPEGAYAEMLRVTMVWVERGVRIFRVDNPHTKPTSFWAWLISTVKKSHPDVLFLAEAFTRPARLYGLGRAGFTQSYTYFTWRNDKHEIVEFANEIRDHWDESRPNLFVNTPDILPVHLQVGGPAMFAIRAALAATLSPTWGVYSGFELYEHEPQKPGSEEYLHSEKFELRPRDFDAALAEGRSLEPWITRLNEIRRAHPALQQMRTLHVHDVDNEALVAYSKTDPATGDTVVVVVTLDPHGPQQGTVHLDLPTLGLEWDDRLVAHDEVTGETYDWGVDNYVRLDPVRAVAHVISIQPRKA, from the coding sequence ATGACTGGCCGACTCGGCATCGACGACGTCCAACCGATCGTCGGGGATGGCAAGGACCCCGCCAAGGCAGTCGTCGGTGAGCACGTCCCGGTGACCGCAACCGTCTGGCGCGAGGGGCATGACGCCGTGGCCGCCACGGTCGTGTGGACCGGGCCCGACGGCACCGAGCGGACGACCCGCATGGTCGAGGTCGGCACGGGCCTCGACCACTTCGCGGCGACGATCGTGCCCGACGCGGTCGGCACGTGGACGTTCCGCGTCGACGCATGGGGCGATCCGTGGGCCACCTGGACGCACGCGGCGTCCGTGAAGGTCGAGGCCGGTCAGTCCGCCGACGAGCTGGCCAACGACCTGGAGATCGGCGCCCGCCTGCTCGACCAGCAGGCCGGGGCCGTCCGGGGAAGCACCCTGTTGAAGGACGCGGCCGCTGCGCTCCGCTCGACCCGGCTCGACGTGGCCGACCGGGTCGCGCTCGCGCTCGGCGACGACGTGCAGCGGGCGATGCACGACAACCCGGTCCGTGAGCTCGTGACGCAGGGCGACACCCACACGATCTGGGTCGACCGCGTCCGGGCGGCGTTCGGCTCCTGGTACGAGCTGTTCCCGCGCTCGACCGGCGGCGTGGACAAGGCCGGCCGGCCGCGGCACGGGACCCTGCGCACCACGGCGAAGGCGCTCGACCGGGTCGCTCGTATGGGCTTCGACGTCGTCTACTTCCCCCCGATCCACCCGATCGGGCGGGTCAACCGCAAGGGCAAGGACAACACGCTCACCCCGACCCCGGACGATGTCGGGTCGCCGTGGGCGATCGGTGCCGCCGAGGGCGGTCACGACGCGATCCACCCCGAGCTCGGCAGCTTCAAGGACTTCGACGCGCTGATGAAGCGCGCCTCGGCGCTCGGGCTGGAGGTTGCCCTCGACCTCGCGCTGCAGGCGGCGCCGGACCACCCGTGGGCCGCCCAGCACCCCGAGTTCTTCACGGTGCTGCCCGACGGCACGATCGCGTTCGCGGAGAACCCGCCCAAGAAGTACCAGGACATCTATCCGCTCAACTTCGACAACGACCCCGAGGGCGCGTACGCCGAGATGCTGCGCGTGACGATGGTCTGGGTCGAGCGCGGCGTCCGCATCTTCCGGGTCGACAACCCGCACACCAAGCCGACGAGCTTCTGGGCCTGGCTGATCTCCACGGTCAAGAAGTCCCACCCCGACGTCCTGTTCCTCGCCGAGGCCTTCACCCGCCCGGCTCGTCTCTACGGGCTGGGGCGTGCGGGCTTCACGCAGAGCTACACGTACTTCACGTGGCGCAACGACAAGCACGAGATCGTCGAGTTCGCCAACGAGATCCGCGACCACTGGGACGAGTCCCGGCCCAACCTGTTCGTCAACACCCCCGACATCCTGCCCGTGCACCTGCAGGTGGGCGGCCCGGCGATGTTCGCGATCCGGGCGGCCCTCGCGGCGACGCTGTCGCCGACCTGGGGGGTCTACTCGGGCTTCGAGCTGTACGAGCACGAGCCGCAGAAGCCCGGTAGCGAGGAGTACCTGCACAGCGAGAAGTTCGAGCTGCGTCCCCGCGACTTCGATGCGGCGCTGGCCGAGGGGCGCTCGCTCGAGCCGTGGATCACCCGGCTCAACGAGATCCGCCGCGCCCACCCGGCGCTCCAGCAGATGCGGACCCTGCACGTCCACGACGTCGACAACGAGGCCCTCGTCGCGTACTCCAAGACCGATCCCGCGACGGGCGACACCGTCGTCGTCGTGGTGACCCTCGACCCGCACGGCCCCCAGCAAGGCACTGTCCACCTCGACCTCCCGACCCTCGGCCTGGAGTGGGACGACCGCTTGGTCGCCCACGACGAGGTCACGGGCGAGACGTACGACTGGGGCGTGGACAACTACGTGCGACTCGATCCCGTACGTGCCGTCGCGCACGTCATCAGCATTCAACCCAGAAAGGCCTGA
- a CDS encoding alpha/beta hydrolase, with translation MPNSPRLIATSEPRHAEAVALVLHGGASRRDNPMVSPTQLSVLRMVPIAKRLAGADGRLAVYRLLNSTRGWDTRHTPVDDVHWAVDQLREGFGSDLPVGLVGHSLGGRAAILAADRPEVHSVVALNPWVYPADGGIDLTGRRVLIAHGTDDRIASPANAAAAARLLDRTADVSYVRVSGGKHAMLRRHADFDRLAATFTADALLSGRTPRGVVARAFQGESPIDI, from the coding sequence ATGCCCAACAGCCCCCGGCTCATCGCGACGTCCGAGCCACGCCACGCCGAGGCGGTCGCCCTCGTCCTGCACGGGGGCGCGAGCCGCCGGGACAACCCGATGGTCAGCCCGACCCAGCTGTCGGTGCTGCGGATGGTCCCGATCGCGAAGCGCCTCGCGGGCGCCGACGGCCGGCTCGCGGTCTACCGGCTGCTCAACTCGACCCGCGGCTGGGACACCCGGCACACCCCTGTCGACGACGTCCACTGGGCGGTCGACCAGCTGCGCGAGGGCTTCGGCTCGGACCTGCCGGTGGGCCTCGTGGGGCACTCGCTCGGCGGACGGGCTGCGATCCTCGCGGCCGACCGTCCCGAGGTCCACAGCGTCGTGGCCCTCAACCCCTGGGTCTACCCCGCCGACGGCGGGATCGACCTGACCGGGCGGCGGGTGCTGATTGCCCACGGCACGGACGACCGCATCGCCTCCCCGGCCAACGCGGCTGCGGCGGCGCGTCTGCTCGACCGTACGGCCGACGTGTCGTACGTGCGGGTGAGCGGCGGCAAGCACGCGATGTTGAGGCGTCACGCCGACTTCGACCGGCTCGCGGCGACCTTCACGGCCGACGCGCTGCTGTCCGGCCGTACGCCCCGAGGTGTCGTCGCCCGGGCGTTCCAGGGCGAGTCGCCGATCGACATCTGA
- the glgX gene encoding glycogen debranching protein GlgX → MATHPTSDVQVLAGRPFPLGAHPEAGGVRFAVASTVAERVEVCLVDDDLRERRIELTERTFGVWHGLVPGVTPGQKYGFRIHGPYDPEAGLRCNPAKLLVDPYARRISGTVTDMEAAYGYADEPDGPEPSAVDSLGSVPLSVVTSPGGPDTGVKPEVPFEETVIYELHVKGFTQQHPDLPEHLRGTYLGLAHPAVIDHLIRLGVTSVELLPVHAFADEPSLVRAGRHNYWGYSPLGYFAPHAGYASEPGREVEEFRTMVAAMHAAGIEVIVDVVYNHTCEGGPDGPTLSFRGYEATAYYLHDEQGNMADITGCGNTLEAGSPTVVRLITDSLRYWTTELGVDGFRFDLASTLGRPGGGPFDASSAMLTAIAQDPDLARCKLIAEPWDATGEGYKVGYFGAQWAEWNGIYRDTVRDFWRGASGVDDLAFRLSGSSDLYDHTLRRPWQSINFVDAHDGFTLRDLVSYDAKHNEANGEDNRDGTNDNRSWNHGVEGETDDPAIVSLRRRQARNMFATLMLSTGTPMFVAGDERWRTQGGNNNAYCLDDPTSWVDWTPSEGSEEMLAFARRVIHLRAGSPALRQPEFFDGRTTPSGRPDLIWLRPDGQELADEDWQDPERRTLGMWIDGSNSQSRTREGELLTDHSWLLLMHAGAEPLQVTLPDREFGETFEPVLDTRSPDGAPTDEEPLAAGSSLTMVGRSLLLLKAPRAI, encoded by the coding sequence ATGGCCACCCACCCCACGTCCGACGTCCAGGTGCTTGCCGGTCGCCCCTTCCCTCTGGGTGCGCACCCGGAGGCCGGGGGCGTCCGGTTCGCGGTCGCGAGCACCGTCGCCGAGCGCGTCGAGGTGTGCCTGGTCGATGACGACCTCCGCGAGCGACGGATCGAGCTGACCGAGCGCACGTTCGGCGTCTGGCACGGCCTGGTGCCGGGGGTGACACCCGGGCAGAAGTACGGCTTCCGCATCCACGGGCCGTACGACCCGGAGGCGGGGCTGCGCTGCAACCCCGCCAAGCTCCTGGTCGACCCCTACGCGCGCCGGATCAGCGGCACGGTGACCGACATGGAGGCCGCCTACGGCTACGCGGACGAGCCGGACGGGCCCGAGCCGAGTGCGGTGGACTCCCTCGGCAGCGTCCCGCTCAGCGTCGTGACCAGCCCCGGCGGCCCCGACACGGGCGTCAAGCCCGAGGTGCCGTTCGAGGAGACGGTCATCTACGAGCTGCACGTGAAGGGGTTCACCCAGCAGCACCCCGACCTCCCCGAGCACCTGCGCGGCACGTATCTCGGCCTGGCCCATCCCGCGGTCATCGACCACCTGATCCGGCTGGGTGTCACGAGCGTCGAGCTGCTGCCGGTGCACGCATTCGCCGACGAGCCCTCGCTCGTGCGCGCGGGCCGCCACAACTACTGGGGCTACTCTCCGCTCGGCTACTTCGCACCCCACGCGGGCTACGCGAGCGAGCCCGGCCGGGAGGTCGAAGAGTTCCGCACGATGGTCGCGGCGATGCACGCGGCCGGCATCGAGGTCATCGTCGACGTGGTCTACAACCACACCTGCGAGGGTGGTCCCGACGGGCCGACGCTGAGCTTTCGCGGCTACGAGGCGACGGCCTACTACCTGCACGACGAGCAGGGCAACATGGCCGACATCACCGGCTGCGGCAACACGCTCGAGGCCGGCTCCCCGACGGTGGTCCGGCTCATCACCGACTCGTTGCGCTACTGGACGACCGAGCTCGGCGTGGACGGCTTCCGGTTCGACCTGGCGAGCACGCTCGGCAGGCCCGGAGGGGGACCGTTCGACGCCAGCTCCGCGATGCTCACGGCGATCGCGCAGGATCCCGACCTCGCACGCTGCAAGCTCATCGCCGAGCCGTGGGACGCGACGGGCGAGGGCTACAAGGTCGGCTACTTCGGCGCGCAGTGGGCCGAGTGGAACGGCATCTACCGCGACACGGTGCGGGACTTCTGGCGCGGCGCGTCCGGGGTCGACGACCTCGCGTTCCGGCTGTCGGGATCGTCCGACCTGTACGACCACACGCTGCGGCGGCCGTGGCAGTCGATCAACTTCGTCGACGCGCACGACGGGTTCACCCTGCGTGACCTCGTGTCGTACGACGCCAAGCACAACGAGGCCAATGGCGAGGACAACCGCGACGGCACGAACGACAACCGGTCCTGGAACCACGGCGTCGAGGGCGAGACCGACGACCCCGCGATCGTGTCGCTGCGCCGGCGGCAGGCCCGCAACATGTTCGCGACGCTGATGCTCTCGACCGGCACACCGATGTTCGTGGCCGGTGACGAACGCTGGCGCACCCAGGGCGGGAACAACAACGCGTACTGCCTCGACGACCCCACCTCGTGGGTCGACTGGACGCCCTCCGAGGGGTCCGAGGAGATGCTGGCCTTCGCCCGGCGGGTGATCCACCTGAGGGCCGGCAGCCCGGCGCTGCGCCAGCCCGAGTTCTTCGACGGACGGACCACCCCCTCGGGGCGGCCCGACCTGATCTGGCTGCGACCGGACGGCCAGGAGCTCGCCGACGAGGACTGGCAGGATCCCGAGCGACGCACGCTCGGGATGTGGATCGACGGCTCGAACAGCCAGTCGCGCACGCGCGAGGGCGAGCTGCTGACCGATCACTCCTGGCTGCTGCTGATGCACGCGGGAGCCGAGCCGCTCCAGGTCACCCTTCCCGACCGCGAGTTCGGCGAGACGTTCGAGCCGGTGCTCGACACGCGGTCGCCCGACGGCGCGCCCACCGACGAGGAGCCGCTCGCGGCCGGCAGCAGCCTGACCATGGTCGGGCGCTCGCTGCTGCTGCTCAAGGCGCCGCGGGCGATCTGA
- the treZ gene encoding malto-oligosyltrehalose trehalohydrolase: MTVRVWGPELERVRARVADSDHEMHRDHASGWWSVDVDVPHGTDYAFVLGDDETPLPDPRSTWQPQGVHAPSRAYDHSRFAWTDQAWEGRALERSVIYELHIGTFTPGRTFDSAIERLDHLVDLGIDLVEVLPVNSFDGPHGWGYDGVLWGAVQESYGGPDGFKRFVDACHARGLGVLLDVVYNHLGPSGAYLDRFGPYFAGQNDWGPGLNLDGPQSDEVRRYVLDNAMAWFEHFHVDGLRLDAVHALADTRALPILEELSAETAQMSARLGRPLTLIAESDLNDPRTVTPRAEHGLGMDAQWSDDLHHALHVRVTGETDGYYADFAAPGALAKTLRGAFFHDGTWSSFRERTHGRPVDTAAVPGTAFLAYLQNHDQIGNRAAGDRISATISPGLQACAAAIVLLGPYTPMLFMGEEWAASTPWQFFASFPDPDLAEAVRTGRRREFGRHGWGESEVPDPMDPATVERSTLDWSEPTSAGHREVLETYRSLIALRREHPELADPSLDGFRVEVADDDSWLVMHRGPWQVRVDFAAETYEVSASTRPASGAS; this comes from the coding sequence GTGACGGTGAGGGTGTGGGGCCCGGAGCTCGAACGGGTGCGGGCGAGGGTCGCGGACAGCGACCACGAGATGCACCGCGACCACGCCTCCGGGTGGTGGTCCGTCGACGTCGACGTGCCGCACGGCACGGACTACGCCTTCGTGCTGGGCGACGACGAGACGCCCCTGCCCGACCCGCGCTCGACGTGGCAGCCGCAGGGGGTCCACGCGCCCTCGCGGGCGTACGACCACTCCCGCTTCGCGTGGACCGACCAGGCGTGGGAGGGCCGCGCGCTCGAGCGGTCAGTCATCTACGAGCTGCACATCGGCACGTTCACGCCCGGCCGCACGTTCGACAGCGCGATCGAGCGGCTCGACCACCTCGTCGACCTCGGCATCGACCTGGTCGAGGTGCTGCCGGTCAACTCGTTCGACGGTCCCCACGGCTGGGGCTACGACGGGGTGCTGTGGGGGGCGGTCCAGGAGTCCTACGGCGGACCCGACGGCTTCAAGCGCTTCGTCGACGCGTGCCACGCGCGCGGGCTGGGCGTGCTGCTCGACGTGGTCTACAACCACCTCGGCCCGTCGGGTGCCTACCTGGATCGCTTCGGCCCCTACTTCGCGGGCCAGAACGACTGGGGCCCGGGGCTCAACCTCGACGGTCCGCAGTCCGACGAGGTGCGCCGCTACGTGCTCGACAACGCGATGGCGTGGTTCGAGCACTTCCACGTCGACGGCCTGCGCCTCGACGCGGTGCACGCGCTCGCCGACACCCGGGCGCTGCCGATCCTCGAGGAGCTGTCGGCCGAGACCGCGCAGATGTCCGCGCGTCTGGGGCGGCCGCTCACGCTGATCGCGGAGTCCGACCTCAACGACCCCCGCACGGTCACGCCGCGCGCCGAGCACGGTCTCGGCATGGACGCGCAGTGGTCCGACGACCTGCACCACGCGCTGCACGTGCGGGTGACGGGGGAGACCGACGGCTACTACGCCGACTTCGCGGCCCCCGGCGCGCTGGCCAAGACGCTGCGGGGTGCGTTCTTCCACGACGGCACCTGGTCGTCGTTCCGCGAGCGCACCCACGGGCGTCCGGTCGACACCGCAGCCGTGCCCGGGACGGCGTTCCTCGCGTACCTGCAGAACCACGACCAGATCGGCAACCGGGCGGCGGGCGACCGCATCTCCGCGACGATCTCGCCGGGCCTGCAGGCCTGCGCGGCCGCGATCGTCCTGCTCGGCCCCTACACGCCGATGCTGTTCATGGGGGAGGAGTGGGCCGCCTCGACCCCCTGGCAGTTCTTCGCCTCCTTCCCCGATCCCGATCTCGCCGAGGCCGTCCGCACCGGACGCCGCCGCGAGTTCGGCCGGCACGGGTGGGGCGAGTCCGAGGTGCCCGATCCGATGGACCCCGCAACGGTCGAGCGGTCGACGCTGGACTGGTCGGAGCCCACGTCCGCGGGACACCGCGAGGTGCTGGAGACCTACCGCTCGCTCATCGCGCTGCGGCGCGAGCACCCCGAGCTCGCAGATCCGTCGTTGGACGGCTTCCGGGTCGAGGTCGCCGACGACGACTCGTGGCTCGTGATGCACCGGGGACCGTGGCAGGTGCGCGTCGACTTCGCCGCCGAGACCTACGAGGTCTCCGCCTCCACCCGTCCCGCGAGTGGCGCAAGCTGA
- the treY gene encoding malto-oligosyltrehalose synthase yields the protein MTSRSTPSSTYRLQLRPEFGFRDAERVVGYLEALGVGAVYLSPVLDATPGSTHGYDVTDPTKARPELGGEEGRLALAGAARAGGMGLVVDIVPNHMSVEVPLANPWWWSVLLDGAESPFAHHFDIDWSRERILVPVLGSAEDVAALAVEGDELVYYDHRFPISGSTEGTPQEVHDRQHYELVDWHRGNTELSYRRFFDVTTLAAVTVERPDVFDDVHREVLRWVADGDVTGLRVDHPDGLADPTAYVQRLREAAPDAWIVIEKILHPGERLPGSWPVDGTTGYDALGEVSGVLLDPAGETVLTQLAERLGVPTDYAAVEEQARRLITDSILVAEVRRIAGLLRDVEVDAAREAVAETMIAFGVYRSYLPEVGDEWSRAIDRATARRPDLSGALAALDEQVRGNPDGELATRIQQTSGMVVAKGTEDTTFYRFTRFAALNEVGGSPDRWGIDVEDFHRLAAARDADAPATMTTLTTHDTKRSEDTRARMAVLAEVADEFAELVTGWHDRCGIDEPSLDLLAWQTLVGAWPISDERLSDYLLKAAKESKLRTTWTEPDEDFEQAVAAWPARVRAELGDEVQAFVDRITPAGWSNSLSAKLLQLAGPGVPDVYQGTELWDFSLVDPDNRRAVDYDLRRELLDRFGEGLVPDLDLSGAAKMLLVHRVLTLRRDRPELFAGYTPLRASGPAAEHAIAFARSADLVAVATRLPIGLERRGGWDTTSLSLPEGRWTDVITGTEVDGGEVAVADVLARYPAALLVKGDAS from the coding sequence CGGCGGCGAGGAGGGCCGGCTCGCGCTGGCCGGTGCCGCCCGCGCCGGCGGCATGGGCCTGGTCGTGGACATCGTGCCCAACCACATGTCGGTCGAGGTGCCCTTGGCCAATCCGTGGTGGTGGTCGGTGCTCCTGGACGGCGCCGAGTCGCCGTTCGCGCACCACTTCGACATCGACTGGTCACGCGAGCGGATCCTCGTCCCGGTCCTCGGCTCGGCCGAGGACGTCGCGGCCCTCGCGGTCGAGGGCGACGAGCTCGTCTACTACGACCACCGGTTCCCGATCAGCGGGTCGACGGAGGGGACGCCGCAGGAGGTCCACGACCGCCAGCACTACGAGCTGGTCGACTGGCACCGCGGCAACACCGAGCTCAGCTATCGACGGTTCTTCGACGTCACGACCTTGGCCGCGGTGACGGTCGAGCGTCCTGACGTCTTCGACGACGTGCACCGCGAGGTGCTGCGCTGGGTCGCCGACGGTGACGTGACGGGCCTGCGGGTCGACCACCCCGACGGCCTCGCCGATCCCACGGCGTACGTCCAGCGGCTCCGCGAGGCGGCTCCCGACGCGTGGATCGTGATCGAGAAGATCCTGCACCCGGGCGAACGGCTGCCCGGGTCGTGGCCGGTCGACGGCACGACCGGGTACGACGCACTGGGCGAGGTGTCCGGTGTGCTGCTCGACCCCGCAGGGGAGACCGTCCTCACGCAGCTGGCCGAGCGCCTCGGCGTGCCGACCGACTACGCAGCGGTCGAGGAGCAGGCGCGACGACTCATCACCGACTCGATCCTCGTCGCGGAGGTGCGCCGCATCGCCGGGCTCCTGCGGGACGTCGAGGTCGACGCTGCCCGCGAGGCTGTCGCGGAGACCATGATCGCGTTCGGCGTCTATCGTTCCTACCTGCCCGAGGTGGGCGACGAGTGGTCCCGGGCGATCGACCGGGCGACCGCGCGACGTCCCGATCTGTCCGGCGCCCTGGCGGCCCTCGACGAGCAGGTCCGAGGCAATCCGGACGGCGAGCTCGCGACACGCATCCAGCAGACGTCCGGCATGGTCGTGGCCAAGGGCACCGAGGACACCACGTTCTACCGGTTCACCCGGTTCGCGGCGCTCAACGAGGTCGGGGGATCGCCGGACCGCTGGGGGATCGACGTCGAGGACTTCCATCGGCTCGCCGCCGCCCGCGACGCGGACGCCCCGGCGACGATGACGACCCTGACGACGCACGACACCAAGCGCTCGGAGGACACCCGCGCGCGCATGGCCGTGCTCGCCGAGGTGGCCGACGAGTTCGCCGAGCTGGTCACCGGCTGGCACGATCGGTGCGGGATCGACGAGCCCTCGCTCGACCTGCTCGCGTGGCAGACGCTCGTCGGGGCCTGGCCCATCAGCGACGAGCGGTTGTCGGACTATCTCCTCAAGGCCGCGAAGGAGTCCAAGCTCCGCACGACCTGGACCGAGCCCGATGAGGACTTCGAGCAGGCCGTCGCGGCCTGGCCGGCCCGGGTCAGGGCAGAGCTGGGCGACGAGGTGCAGGCCTTCGTCGATCGGATCACGCCGGCGGGCTGGTCCAACTCGTTGTCCGCCAAGCTGCTCCAGCTCGCCGGACCGGGGGTCCCCGACGTCTACCAGGGCACCGAGCTGTGGGACTTCTCGCTCGTGGATCCCGACAACCGGCGCGCGGTCGACTACGACCTGCGCCGCGAGCTGCTCGACCGGTTCGGCGAGGGCCTCGTGCCGGACCTCGACCTGTCGGGTGCCGCGAAGATGCTCTTGGTGCACCGCGTGCTGACGCTGCGCCGCGACCGGCCCGAGCTGTTTGCGGGCTACACGCCCCTCCGGGCGAGCGGACCCGCGGCCGAGCACGCGATCGCGTTCGCGCGAAGTGCTGACCTGGTCGCCGTCGCGACGAGGCTCCCGATCGGCCTGGAGCGTCGCGGCGGATGGGACACGACCTCGCTGTCCCTTCCCGAGGGACGCTGGACCGATGTCATCACGGGCACGGAGGTCGACGGCGGTGAGGTCGCGGTCGCGGACGTCCTGGCCCGCTATCCGGCGGCGCTGCTGGTGAAGGGAGACGCCTCGTGA